The Deltaproteobacteria bacterium sequence TTCGCCGACCGCCGAAGCAGTCCGCGGATATATTGACGAGGTAACGCCGGAGTAAGCGGCCCTACTCTCCTCCAATTCCGAAAGCAGCCTGGATGCCGGTCATTACAAACTGCACGCCGATGCAGATGATGATGAACCCCATGAGGCGGCTGACGACCTCCTGACCGACCTTGCCAATGTATTCTGCCACAATGGGTGCTGCACGGAGCGTGAGGTAACTGACCAGGGCAGAGAGTACGATGGATGCCGACAGGGCCAGATATTCGACGACCCCCGTCGTGCTGACGGCGAGCGACATGGTAACGGCGATGGAACCCGGCCCTGACAGCATCGGCATGGCAAGCGGGGTGAACGAGATGTCCTCCTTCCGCATGGCGGCCTCAGCCGTCTTCTCGGCGATCGGGGCCTGGCTATTCAACTGGTTCCAGCCGGCTTTCAGCA is a genomic window containing:
- a CDS encoding MarC family NAAT transporter → MIQSFFQVMGVGLLALLPIINPVSAVPVFLAMTAGDTDEHRAGQARRAAFYMVFILGLFLYGGVYIFKLFGLSIHAMRIAGGLLVLKAGWNQLNSQAPIAEKTAEAAMRKEDISFTPLAMPMLSGPGSIAVTMSLAVSTTGVVEYLALSASIVLSALVSYLTLRAAPIVAEYIGKVGQEVVSRLMGFIIICIGVQFVMTGIQAAFGIGGE